One genomic segment of Pseudorca crassidens isolate mPseCra1 chromosome X, mPseCra1.hap1, whole genome shotgun sequence includes these proteins:
- the LOC137217386 gene encoding LOW QUALITY PROTEIN: E2F-associated phosphoprotein-like (The sequence of the model RefSeq protein was modified relative to this genomic sequence to represent the inferred CDS: deleted 1 base in 1 codon; substituted 1 base at 1 genomic stop codon) — protein sequence MNRLQDDYDPCAVEEPSDEEPAFCHCSEDEVDVLKXGGTPDQKRKLLRECLTGESESSSEDEFEKQMEAELNSTIKTMEDKLSSLETGSSSGNGKVGTAPTKYYDDIYFDSDSEDEDKAAQVTEKKKKKQHRIPTNDELLYDPEKDDRDQAWVDTQRSGYHGFGIQRPRQQQQPFPNSDAVLNCPACMTTLCLDCQRHESYKTQYRAMFVLNCSINKEEILRYKTPENRKKRRGHKMMRSNQEDAVEQAETDVEEIYHPVMCTECSTEVAVYDKDEVFHFFNVLASHS from the exons ATGAACCGCCTCCAAGATGACTATGACCCCTGCGCAGTTGAAGAGCCTAGTGACGAGGAGCCggcttt TTGCCACTGTTCTGAAGATGAGGTGGATGTTCTGAAG TGAGGTGGAACTCCTGACCAGAAACGAAAACTTCTTAGAGAATGTCTTACTGGAGAAAGTGAATCCTCTAGTGAAgatgaatttgaaaaacaaatggaaGCCGAATTAAATTCCACCATAAAAACAATGGAGGACAAGTTATCCTCTCTAGAAACAGGGTCTTCCTCAGGAAATGGGAAAGTTGGAACAGCTCCGACAAAGTACTATGACGATATATATTTTGATTCTGATTCTGAGGATGAAGACAAAGCAGCACAGGTGAccgagaaaaagaagaagaaacaacacAGAATTCCAACAAATGATGAATTGCTATATGATCCTGAAAAAGATGACAGAGATCAGGCCTGGGTTGATACACAGAGAAGCGGCTACCATGGTTTTGGAATACAGCGGCCACGTCAACAACAACAGCCTTTTCCAAATAGTGATGCTGTCTTGAATTGCCCGGCCTGCATGACCACCCTGTGTCTTGATTGCCAAAGGCATGAATCATACAAAACACAGTATAGAGCAATGTTTGTACTGAATTGTTCTATCAACAAAGAAGAGATTCTAAGATACAAAACCCCAGAGAACAGGAAGAAAAGGCGAGGCCATAAGATGATGAGGTCTAACCAAGAAGACGCTGTGGAGCAGGCAGAGACAGATGTGGAAGAAATCTATCACCCAGTCATGTGCACTGAATGTTCCACCGAAGTGGCGGTCTATGACAAGGATGAAGTCTTTCATTTTTTCAACGTTTTAGCAAGCCATTCCTAA